From the genome of Candidatus Binatus sp.:
GCTTCTTTCACACGGCCTTTGATCTTGTCGCTCGTTCCGCTCATTAGACTGTACTCCTCGATGATTGGCACGATGTTCAGCAGGCTCATTTAACCTGCGCCATAGTAGCCGTGCGATATCCGGAAGCCATCGCTGCGAACAAACCTGGACTATAGGGTTGGCCCTGCTTCGATAAATGTGGTTGTGCGCCAGCCTTTGCGTACGAGTAATTCGCTTTAGCCGCTGGAATGCCGGTTGAACTCTCGATCTTGTCCAAGCGCACAATCATTTGCCGACCTTGACGGATAAGCAGATGCTCACGCACGAACTCGGCCAAATGTTCGGTGACTCTGGGTCGCGACGCGCCCACCAGACCGGCCAGGTCCTTTTGGCTGATGGAGACTCGCAAAAGGGTGCCGCGTGACTCTGTGACTCCGAAGTCCGAACATAATTGAAGAAGCGTAACCAGGAGACGCTCGCGAAGGTCGAGGCCCCCTGCGAAGAACCGATACCATGGCATCAGATTGTCATCGTAAAATTTTCTTAAGGCAGATTGGGGCACCGTCCTGGTAATGACGTCGAATTGGTCCCAGCTCAGACTGCCGACTCTGCATTCGCCATGAGCCT
Proteins encoded in this window:
- a CDS encoding Crp/Fnr family transcriptional regulator codes for the protein MDGQKNAPHTDLDLLNRLKPLSFLSPDALQELASGLNSANFRRREVILSEEALAAGVNILLRGVAKITCLSQAGQRVTIALLAPGPIPQFVSLPANRRDFRCEAHGECRVGSLSWDQFDVITRTVPQSALRKFYDDNLMPWYRFFAGGLDLRERLLVTLLQLCSDFGVTESRGTLLRVSISQKDLAGLVGASRPRVTEHLAEFVREHLLIRQGRQMIVRLDKIESSTGIPAAKANYSYAKAGAQPHLSKQGQPYSPGLFAAMASGYRTATMAQVK